The Janthinobacterium tructae genome contains the following window.
GACATCATCATCGACGACAACGACGAAGCACTGATGATGACCGTCAAGGATAACGGCACGGGGCTGCCGACCAGCGAACCCGTCGAAATGAGCAAGCACGGCCTGCGCTCCGTGCGCGAACGCGTGCATTATCTGGGCGGCAACCTGAGCCTGGAGGCCAACCCGCAAGGCGGCACGGCCCTGACCGTCGTCTTGCCGCGCATTAATCCGAAAGAATAGTACTTGCCAGGCGCCCTCATACGCTGAACGCTTCGACCATGCAACGACTCATCCCCACCCTGCTGGCAGCGCTGCTGGCCATGAGTACCGCCCAGGCGGCAGAAAAAACCGCGCCACCGCCGGAAACGGTGGACAAGCTGGCCTGGCTGGCCGGCTGCTGGAACGTCGACGGCGCCGAACCGGGCTCCGGGGAACAATGGAGCACGGCCGCCGGCGGCACCCTCCTGGGCACCAGCCGCACCGTCAAGGGCGGCAAGACGACGGCCTTTGAATTCGTGCAAATCCGCCTGACGGAACCGGGCCAGCTGGCTTACATCGTGCAGCCGTCAGGCCAGCCGCCCGTGATCTTCAACTTGCTACGCCAGGACAAGCCGAATGAATTCATCTTCGCCAACCTGGACAATGACTTCCCCAGCCGCATCATCTACCGCCACGACAGCGAGCGCATCTTGCACGCCAGCATCACCGGCAGCTTGAAAGGCAAGCTCACCACCATCGATTTCCCCATGACGCGGGGCCGCTGCGAAGCGGCGCCGATGACGCGCAGCAAATAAAAAGGGGCCGCAAGGCCCCTTTCTGCTCTGACATCCACTCAATTAATGCAGCTTGACCTGCGGCGTGCTGCGCTTGATCAGGAAGCGGCCCATGGCCATGACGGCCGTGCGCACACCGCCCAGCACGGCGTTGTGGTGCATCAGGTGCAGGCTGACGTACATCATGCGCGCCACAAAGCCTTCGACGAACCAGCTCAGGCCCTTCAGCGAACCCATCAGGGTACCCACCGAGGTGGTGCGTCCGAACGACACGAGCGAACCGTAGTCGAGGTACTCGTACGGCCTGGTTTGCGGCGGCTTGCCCTTCGCTTGCAGCAGGAAAGTTTTCAGCAGGTAATCGGCTTGCTGGTGGGCGGCCTGGGCGCGTGGCGGCACCAGCTTGCCGTCCGGCCCCATGCAGGCGGCGCAATCGCCGAGCGAGAAGATATTCGCATGGCCCTGCACATTGAGCATGCCCGTCACTTCCAGCTGGCCGGCGCGGTTGGTCGGCAAGCCCAAAGTGGCCAGGAATTCCGGCGCGCGGATACCGGCGGCCCACACGCAGATGTCGGCCGCATAGCTGGTGCCGCTGGCCACCGTTACCTTGTCGGCTTCGATCGTGGTGACACGCGTATCGGTCACCACGCTGATGCCATGTTGATGCAGCAGTTTCGAGGCGGCGATGGAGACGCGCTCGGGCAGCGGCGCAAGGATGCGCGGCGCCCCTTCGAGCAGGGTGATGCGCACATCCTTGATGGCGTTGAGATTCTGGAAACCATACGCGGCATACACGCCGCTCGCTTCGCGCAACTCGGCCGCCAGCTCCACGCCCGTGGCGCCGCCGCCGATGATGACGATATCGACACCGGGATGGCCCGCGTCACCCTGGCGCTGCTCGGCCATGGCCAGCAGTTTCAGCAGGGTCAGACGGAAACGTTCGGCGTCTTCCGTGGCATTCAGGGAAATCGTGTTTTCCTTGGCGCCGGGCACGCCGAAGTAATTCGAGGTGCTGCCCACGGCCAGCACCAGCTGGTCATAGTGGACCGTGCGCTGCGGCAAGAGCTGTTCATGCTTGTCGGTGGCGATGGCGCCTACGGTGAGGCTGTTCGACGCGGCGTCGAGCGCGATCAGGGGGCCATAGACGTAGGTAAAACCATTGTCATGCGCCAGCATCTGATATGACAGGCCCTCCTGGTGTATATCCAGGGTGCCGGCC
Protein-coding sequences here:
- a CDS encoding NAD(P)/FAD-dependent oxidoreductase, whose translation is MHSKIVIVGGGAGGLELACKLSRKLGTGQVTLVDSRLYHIWKPSLHEVAAGTLDIHQEGLSYQMLAHDNGFTYVYGPLIALDAASNSLTVGAIATDKHEQLLPQRTVHYDQLVLAVGSTSNYFGVPGAKENTISLNATEDAERFRLTLLKLLAMAEQRQGDAGHPGVDIVIIGGGATGVELAAELREASGVYAAYGFQNLNAIKDVRITLLEGAPRILAPLPERVSIAASKLLHQHGISVVTDTRVTTIEADKVTVASGTSYAADICVWAAGIRAPEFLATLGLPTNRAGQLEVTGMLNVQGHANIFSLGDCAACMGPDGKLVPPRAQAAHQQADYLLKTFLLQAKGKPPQTRPYEYLDYGSLVSFGRTTSVGTLMGSLKGLSWFVEGFVARMMYVSLHLMHHNAVLGGVRTAVMAMGRFLIKRSTPQVKLH
- a CDS encoding DUF6265 family protein, with product MQRLIPTLLAALLAMSTAQAAEKTAPPPETVDKLAWLAGCWNVDGAEPGSGEQWSTAAGGTLLGTSRTVKGGKTTAFEFVQIRLTEPGQLAYIVQPSGQPPVIFNLLRQDKPNEFIFANLDNDFPSRIIYRHDSERILHASITGSLKGKLTTIDFPMTRGRCEAAPMTRSK